The following proteins come from a genomic window of Sardina pilchardus chromosome 1, fSarPil1.1, whole genome shotgun sequence:
- the LOC134078620 gene encoding NLR family CARD domain-containing protein 3-like, giving the protein MVQPHLYPPTAMAQPHLYIPTAMAQPHLHQSSAMALPHLHLSKAIAELHLYPSTAMTQPHLDPTTGMLQPSSYQHSEMALHLNPSANMAQVPPYPHTDMGQHPQYSNSATGQHNHPHIQHPPYPHMHTAQISPQPPFDEHTVMRGSTHLQTEHDPVKRAEPTDVHVLNRVRMIHKASMKRRFESICEGIIRSGTQTLLNKIYTELYITEGESEGVNNEHEVWQVESASRPQATEDTAINCNDIFKPLPEQERHIRTVMTKGIAGIGKTVSVQKFILDWAEVKANQDIDFMFVLPFRVLNFVKHDQYSLHRLLLDFHPELRELQDGKYKDCHIVFIFDGLDESRLPLNFQGNQKLSDVTQTSSVDVLMTSLIQGTLLPSALIWITSRPAAASQIPSHSINQVTEVRGFNDPQKEEYFRKRVSDQNQANRIISHIKTSRSLHIMCHMPVFCWISATVLQQILEQDDGKEAPKTLTEMFIHFLLIQTTRKNQKYKEKSVTNRQWLLGLHKGVILKLAELAFKNLENGNLMFYEEDLRVCGIDVSEASVYSGMCTEIFREECVFYQKKVYCFVHLSIQEFLAALHLFASYLSKNTKVLKQFFSRKSKPLPDMPLDELLKNAVIKALESKNGHLDLFVRFLHGISLVPNQRLLIGLLTDTHSSPESVEKTIKNLKEMHRPNVSPERCINLFHCLVEMHDSSVHDEIQAFLKAEKGAVKRLSLAHCSALAHMLLMSEEVLDEFNLNKYNASDEGWRRLMPAVRCSRKALLAGCKLTEKSWEIVISALQSANSPLRELDLSQNDLQASGEKLLSALQSPNCKLESLRLVGCKLRGRFLAVTLQWAISHLRELDISDSELQDCKEELLHQPLNQDCKMRLISCRLKHSSSEVVVSVLQSYISQLSELDMS; this is encoded by the exons ATGGTACAACCTCACCTATATCCacctacagccatggcacaaccaCACCTATACATacctacagccatggcacagCCTCACCTACACCAGTCTTCAGCTATGGCACTGCCACACCTACACCTATCTAAGGCCATTGCAGAACTTCACCTGTACCCATCTACAGCCATGACACAACCTCACCTAGACCCAACTACAGGCATGCTACAGCCTTCATCATACCAGCACAGTGAAATGGCACTTCATCTGAACCCATCTGCAAACATGGCACAAGTTCCtccatacccacacacagacatggggcAGCATCCTCAGTACTCAAACTCAGCCACGGGGCAGCACAATCATCCACACATCCAGCACCCTCCttatccacacatgcacacggcaCAGATCTCTCCACAGCCTCCTTTCGATGAGCACACAGTCATGAGAGGCAGCACCCATCTGCAAACTGAGCATGATCCAGTCAAAAGGGCAGAACCAACAG ATGTCCATGTCCTGAACAGAGTAAGGATGATTCATAAAGCCAGTATGAAGAGGAGATTTGAGAGCATATGTGAAGGCATTATAAGGTCAGGGACACAAACACTCCTgaacaagatctacacagagctctacatcacagagggagagagtgaaggggtgaataatgagcatgaggtttggcaggtagagtcagcatcCAGGCCACAAGCCACAGAAGACACAGCAATCAACTGTAATGAtatcttcaagcccttacctgAACAAGAGAGACACATCAGAACTGTGATGACCAAGGGAATTGCTGGCATTGGTAAAACCgtctcagtgcagaagtttATCCTTGACTGGGCAGAGGTGAAAGCAAACCAGGATATAGATTTTATGTTTGTGCTTCCATTCCGTGTGCTGAATTTCGTCAAACATGATCAGTACagtcttcacaggctcctgcttgacttccaccctgagcttaGGGAGCTACAGGATGGTAAATATAAAGACTGCCacattgtgttcatctttgatggtctggatgagagtCGACTCCCATTGAATTTCCAAGGGAACCAGAAGTTGTCTGATGTGACACAAACATCGTCAGTGGATGTGCTGATGACGAGCCTCATTCAAggaactctgcttccctctgctctcatctggataacctcccgaccagcagcagccagtcagatCCCTTCTCACTCCATCAATCAGGTGACAGAAGTACgaggattcaatgacccacagaaggaggagtacttcaggaagagagtcagtgaccagaatcaagccaacagaatcatctcacaTATTAAGACATCCAGAAGTctccacatcatgtgccacatgccagtcttctgttggatctcagccactgtccttcagcagatactggaacaggatgatgggaaggaagcccccaaaactctgactgagatgttcatacacttcctgctcatccagaccaccagGAAGAACCAGAAGTATAAAGAGAAAAGTGTCACAAATAGACAATGGCTCCTGGGATTACACAAGGGTGTCATATTGAAACTGGCAGAGCTGGCTTTCAAGAATCTCGAGAATGGCAATCTCatgttctatgaggaagacctgagagtgtgtggcattgatgtcagtgaagcctctgtgtactctggcatgtgcactgagatcttcagggaggaatgtgtgttttaccagaagaaggtctactgctttgtgcatctgagcatccaggagtttcttgcTGCACTTCATTTGTTTGCCTCCTATTTGAGTAAGAACACGAAGGTCCTGAAACAATTTTTTAGCAGAAAGTCCAAGCCTTTGCCAGATATGCCTCTAGATGAGCTGCTGAAGAATGCAGTGATAAAAGCTTTGGAAAGCAAGAATGGACACCTTGATTTGTTCGTTCGCTTCCTTCATGGCATTTCTCTGGTGCCAAACCAGAGACTTTTGATAGGCctcctgacagacacacacagcagcccagagAGTGTGGAGAAAACAATCAAGAACCTGAAGGAGATGCATAGGCCAAATGTCTCCCCTGAGAGGTGCATCAATCTGTTCCACTGCCTGGTGGAAATGCATGACTCTTCTGTTCATGATGAAATCCAGGCTTTCCTGAAGGCAGAGAAAGGTGCCGTGAAACGGCTCTCACTGGCTCACTGCTCAGCCTTGGCTCacatgcttctgatgtctgaggaggtgctggatgagTTTAATCTGAACAAATACAACGCCTCAgatgagggatggaggagactgATGCCAGCTGTGAGATGCAGCAGAAAGGCTCT ACTTGCTGGCTGTAAGCTAACAGAGAAGTCCTGGGAAATTGTGAtctcagctctgcagtctgcaaactcccccttaagagagctggacctgagtcagaatgacctgcaggCGTCAGGAGaaaagctgctctctgctctacagagtccaaactgcaaactggagagtCTAAG ACTTGTTGGTTGTAAACTGAGGGGAAGATTTCTGGCTGTGACTCTTCAGTGGGCGATTTCCCACCTtcgagagctggacatcagtgacagtgagcttcaggactgtaaagaagaactgctccatcaaccactgaatcaagactgtaaaatGAG actcatcagctgtagactcaaacacagctcctctgaggttgtggtctcagttctgcagtcatatatttctcaactgagtgagttggacatgag CTGA